The stretch of DNA GCATGAATGCACTGGGCTTTATACAGCTTGGCTCAAGAAGGGAAGTAGGACATACAGGACAGTACATTAAAGAGTGTTCTGATATCAAACCGTCATGATAGAGAATACTTAGCTAGCATTGCTCAGATAATTCAGGACATCTAGTGTATATTGGTGTTGAAGTTTAACTTCCATAGACGTACAAATAGGTACTAATTTGGGAAAACCCTTTCTATAAGAATGTATTACAGTATGAGTATGAACCAAAATGCCATGGATATGCCTGGACTTGAATCAGAGTTTATCATAACATGACTTTGATTACACAGAGTCATGACACTACAGGGGGCCGAGCAGATGGACACATCAGATGGACACATCAAATGGACACATCAAATGGACACATCTGAAAAATGACTTTTGACTCACTCAGTTAGTAGCAGCTCAGAAAAGCATATACTCTGAATGGATTTCAACTTTGACTCAAGACTTTGTACAAACAGTTGTTTGATATCAAATACAAAATACCAATAAcaagttaaaaaaataattagtgataataaataatgaataaagaaagaaagaaaacagacagaagggaggagaggcagagattgTGGTGCTGGGTTGATGGGCTGGGGCGGGGGCGGGCAGGTGGGCGTGACAGTACTCTGAGCCTAGCGAGACACTGGAGAACGACAGACACTCCCTGTTAAAAGCTTGTCATGGAGACGGGCAGAAGAGGTGGGGTTGGTGGGAGGGTTGGGCAGGCAGACTCAGTGCCCGTCTGTGTTGGGCGGCTTGGCGTCGTGCGGGGCAGCGCCAGCGGGGAGCCATGGAGAGACGGAGCGGGAGGTGGTCTGCTTGGCCATGCTGTAGTGGCTGATCACCGTATAGAAGCGCCCTCGGGAGTTGGCATCCTGAGCTGTGTAGTAGGCCTCCAGAGAGGCTGGGATGCATCGCTTATgctgcagggggagagagagagagcaagagagcgagagagagcaagagagcgagagcgagagagcgagagagagagcgagagagcgagagagcgagagagagtgcaCGTGAGAGAGAGTGCGCGTGAGAGAGCGCGCGAGGgcgcaagagagagcgagagagagagcgagagagagcgagagagagagcgaaagagagagcgagagagagagatagagagagagaaagagagagagcgagagcaagagagagagggttcaAGAACATACTCTCCTCACGTACAGACTGCTGCACAACACTAAGGGCTTTTTCTGGTGAAGAGGTTATTTTTTTTCAGTGCAGCGGCTGTGTCTAAAATTAGATTTGCTTCAGCTAACATGTAGTCCACAGCAATAACCTCCAAAGGTGACTGTTCAGATGACTAGCCAGTGTAGTTTTCAAGTTTTGTCacaaatagcactctattccctatgcagtacactacttttgaccagagcccgttgggaatagggttccatttgcgACACACATATGAGCCCACATAAGACAGGGCCCACTCACCTTGTATATGAATCCATCTGGGCAGCTGTGTTCGTACGTGAATGCCTTGTACACCACCAGGAACACTATGCAGGCCAAAAAGGCCAAGGCCAGGACTATCAGAATCGTGACCTGGGAATAAAAGATGACAAATACTCCGGTCAATTTTATAGCTGCCGGCAATGTCAGGTCTCTTGTCAAAGCGAAGGTCTTGAAGCAAGGTTTGACACCATGAATTGTGTTCAAAAGAGCACTCGACAACTAACAACCAAAATAACCTCCATCACAATACATTTTTAACCATCACTTGTCTGGTGACAAGGTGAGAGAAAACAAGTGAATATGCATTAGGATTTGACGAAACCAGTATCACAAGATTGTTTCCATGAcaacaattaaaacattctaaacctaacccttaaccttattctaaacctaacccttaaccttattctaaacctaaagctaacccttattctaaacctaacccttaaccttattgtaaacctaacccttaaccttattctaaacctaaccctaacccttattctaaacctaaacctaaccctaagccttattctaaacctaaacctaaacctaaccctaacccttattttaaacctaaccctaacccttattctaaacctaaagctaacccttattctaaacctaaagctaacccttattctaaacctaaagctaacccttattctaaacctaaagctaacccttattctaaacctaaccctaacccttattctaaacctaaacctaaccctaaccggaaacatgaccgaatacaaacagtgtaactattccctccgcaaggtaatcaaacaagctaagcgtcagtacagagacaaagtagaatctcaattcaacggctcagacacaagaggtatgtggcagggtctacagtcaatcacggattacaaaaagaaaaccagccccgtcgcggaccaggatgtcttgctcccaggcagactaaataacttttttgcccgctttgaggacaatacagtgccactgacacggcccgcaactaaaacatgcggactctccttcactgcagccgacgtgaggaaaacatttaaacgtgttaaccctcgcaaggctgcaggcccagacggcatccccagccgcgccctcagagcatgcgctttgtgttttgtttccttgccacaataCTAACGAGTATTGTGATACTTGTATCGTCCCGACATGTTAATAACTCATCATCATTAGCTCTAGAAGTAGTGAGGTAGAGGGAGAAAGCTCAGAGTGTGTTCATTGGCTGCCAGATTAAACTCAGTCGAGACAAACAGATTTAATAAAAAACCTTCACTAATTCAATTTTTCACAATTTAGCacccatattattattatattggtCAC from Oncorhynchus kisutch isolate 150728-3 linkage group LG28, Okis_V2, whole genome shotgun sequence encodes:
- the LOC109872992 gene encoding neuronal vesicle trafficking-associated protein 2, with product MVKLGSNLEDKGAKPVSVEDGFQNVPLITPLDVGNLQYGAPDKVVVKTRTEYQTDQKKSKMKVPKVEEFTISFTDGVSERLKVTILIVLALAFLACIVFLVVYKAFTYEHSCPDGFIYKHKRCIPASLEAYYTAQDANSRGRFYTVISHYSMAKQTTSRSVSPWLPAGAAPHDAKPPNTDGH